The sequence GGTGCAGTAGTCTATGCTCAGACTAACCCTGCTGTTTGTCTTGTTTCAGACTCCTCAAGCAGCAGCAGTGACTCTGGTAGTGACTCGGAGGAACATCGACCCGTCTTCGGAGCCCCTCTACAATCCCAGCATGCATCTCAGCCAGAATCCACGCTGGAGGACTCCTCCAATAGATTCGCTATGTACAACAGCGTCTCCCAGAAACTCATGGTAAACAAGTTGTTTATCTTGGTGTCTACCTGTTTGTCTGGAGACTTTCAATTTTCAGGCCAtgttcttgggggggggggcatcaggGAAGAGATTAAATGCATTTCACATACTTTTCAGTCGAAATAAATCatcattgtttttgaaaaaatgcATCCAAAAATGACTAAAGtcagtttctttttgtttactgttGATACCTATATTTCCCTGTGAAACTGTTTATCTGAGTATACAAACATTGAGCAAGATGTACATCCCAGATTGAAAAGTTACTTTTATGATCTATCAATTCCATTTTAATCTTGTGTAGACATGGTTGGGGTCTGTGTTCACACCCtgtttctctcttcctctctcacaCAGGCTAAGATGGGTTTCAGGGAGGGAGAAGGTCTTGGTAAGTTTGGCCAGGGCCGGAAAGAGATAGTGGAGGCGTCGACACAGCGTGGCAGACGTGGTCTGGGGCTCATGCTCAAGGGTTTCCAGGGAGAGCTGAATGTGGACTGGGAAGACGAGCCGCAGGTACTGCACTTTGCTTTCTCGTATGAGATCATTCATGTGCATAGATATGTATAGCTAACCAAAACAAATGCGGACAAGTTAGAATAATAGGAAGGTAGTAACATGTGATATATCTTCGAAAATGTACCAAAGATCAACATTCTTAATGTACAATCATTTTACAAAGCAGCTGCTGCTGTTACACCAAGTATGGCTACCATATTAAGATAATTGGAATTTCTTAGGTTTTTACATGATAAAGCACACTTTGCAATATTGTCTTCATTTCTATTTATCACATATCCTCGTCTATGTAATACCTGTTTGTTGTAGCCTAGTGCGGTGGAGCAGGTGAGCTGGTTCCCAGAGTGCTCTACAGAGGTACCAGATGCTCAGGAGCTCAGGGAGTGGATGACTATAGGAAAGGTAAGAGGTTGAACAACAAATGTGTCAGGGAGACCAATTAAATGGGAAGTGTTGTCTGCTTACACCAAACCAACAATTTAAAACACTTAGAGCAGCAATGTGGATTGACAGAGGTCTTTGATAAATCGGCATACAAATACATTACTAAAATCATGTTTTATGTTTACATACGGACCAACCTGCATTTATGTACTGCTCTTGCTGTCTGTTATACTTCTGCTAAGTCAGTTCCTGACTTACTGATTTGGTTTACATCCACTGGCCTGGAATAAACAGATAAAGACTCTCTCCATTGACTCcatatttatgttattatttgaaGTCAATcaaatatgttaaataataaagtatattttagGAATGATTGATGGAAACAGTACCACCACAGCTATGAAAAATCTGTTCCTAAAGGAAGTATAGCTTTAGTCCTTTATGAAAACTTGATTCAATTATTGCCAATAGTACTGTTTCCCTTCTTTTTTGTCCTCCTTTATGAAATATACacctgcatgttttatttttattagagaAAGTTGAAGATTGAGGATGAAACAGAGTTTTGCAGTGAAGATCTTTTACACAGTGTTCTGCGTTGCAAGGTAAGAATTAAACATGAACCAGTGTCTTATCATTGCTTTTTCTGTCACAGACTCCTGCCTTTTATTCCTGATTGCAATATAAAGTGGCTCTTTGTACTCTATACTTGCCTTCATGTTGCTATGAAATCTTGTAATTTTCTGCAGTTTTGTACTACACATAGTGTAGGGTGTGCTTGACTCAGTAACTGACACCTCTCCCTGTGTCTCAACAGAGTGTGTTTGATGAACTGGAGGGGGAGGAGATGCGTCGTGCTCGAACCCGATCCAACCCTTATGAGACTATACGCGGAGCCTTCTTTCTCAACAGGTATTTATTCATGTGGTATAATGTGATACAGCCACCTGCAGTGAGCAGTCTATGCAGGGCTGTCTTCAGGCATTAAAAAGAGATTAGCGGAGAGTATTGCCAGTTTTCTTCTACACTAAGGAGGTTGAACAGTAATTTATGGATTTTCCTTCCTAGAGCTGCAATGAAGATGGCCAACATTGACCACGTGTTTGATAACATGTTCACCAACCCTAAAGACTTGCAAGGGGTAAGTGCAGTGCTGTCCTTAGCATTTGTTTAACATTTCCTTAACTGCGTGAGTCTGTTGTCCTGTATTTCGAACTTGAGAACCATTGATTGACTCATCAGTGCTCATCTAGTTCCTAGTAGCTGTTTTatgttgggtcttaaaggatcacaATTATCCTTGGTAACTAATTCCCCCACACCTCTGTAGAGACCTCAGGCGAGGGAACGTGATGCAGAGTTGCTGTATTTTGCGGATGTGTGTGCTGGCCCTGGAGGCTTCTCTGAATATATCCTGTGGAGACGCCGCTGGCATGCTAAGGGCTTCGGCATGACATTGAAGGGGCCCAACGACTTCAAGCTGGAGGACTTCTTTGCAGCGCCCAGTGAGCTCTTTGAGCCCTACTATGGTAAGACTGACACTTCATCTCACTGCTTTCACCACCTGGTTTGTCGTTTCAGGGAGCAAATCTCCTTCCTTCCTCTttcctcctctctgtctctcgctctctctctctctctctctctctctctctctctctctctctctctctctctctgtcatccTCACTCTTGTTCTCAATCCCtccctctttctttttttctctcttcactTCCTCTGTCTTGTTTTCATTTCCTTCATCTCTCGCTGCAGGTGAGGGGGGTGTGGATGGCGATGGAGACATCACACGTCCAGAGAACATCAGCGCGTTCCGGAACTTCGTTCTGGAGAGTACTGAGGGCAAGGGGGTGCACTTCCTGATGGCTGATGGGGTACAGTCCTCTCAAACTGTCTGATGTACTTGCATAAATactgtgttcattattttcaggGTAGCTCTGCTAAATTGCAATTGTTTGCAAGTTAAACCAAACCACAGTTGTGGTAGTTGATTATTGTCTGTGTTCGCTTGGCAGGGATTCTCTGTGGAGGGGCAGGAGAATATTCAGGAGATCTTGAGCAAACAGCTGCTTCTGTGCCAGTTCCTGACAGGGCTGTCTGTCATCAGGACAGGTAACTGCTCTATATCTGTACATTCAATATATATCTCACTGCAATACCCATCTCAGCCTACGCACTCAATATAGAGCTCACTTGAATACACACCACAGTCTTTACACACTGCATTCAATATCCTTGATGACTtattgactgttttgtttgtggtCCCAGGTGGCCATTTCCTCTGCAAAACATTTGACCTGTTCACCCCGTTCAGTGTGGGCCTGATATACCTGCTACACTGCTGCTTCGAGCGGATCTCCCTTTTCAAACCTGTTACCAGCCGCCCCGCCAACTCAGAGaggtctgtcagtctgtctgtctgctctttCATTGTAAACCCAGAGATCAGTCTCTGCTCTTTTAGTGTGAACTCGGaggtcagtgtctgtctgtctgtctggtgtGTGGTGTTCCCACAGCATTAGGGTTACCAGTAAGTGTGATGTGAGATCGCTCTTTCTCTCACAGGTATGTGGTGTGCCGTGGTTTGAAGCCTGGAATAGACGCAGTGAGGGATTATTTCTTTGCAGTGAACCTAAAGCTGAACCATCTCAAGAACACCGAGAAGGACGTGAACCTGGTCGTGCCACTTGACATTCTGAAGGGGGACACTGAGTTCTACGAGTACATGATTCGCTCCAACGAGAGGTGAGCCCGCTCACACAAGCACACGCCAGAGGGGTGGTAAAAGGCTTGTCCTTTCTTTGATAAGGAGTTAGAGGTAAGGTAGATGGTAGACACTTCCTCACACAGAGTGGCAAGGGTCTAGAATTGGCTACCTAGCgatgttgttgaagcagaatcATTGGGAtactttaagacccgacttgacaaagttcatTTAAGTTCACCCAACTTTAATGTTCATTTTAAGACAGCTTCAGTGTGGTTAAAATGGATTCacagtttaaaatacacattttaagtcAATTTTTTTAGAAGATCATGTattttacattataggttttaaTAAAGACTGTTgtcttttgtcatgtttttttagcCATTGTGCTGTTCAGATAAAAGCTCTTGCAAAAATCCACGCCTTTGTTCTGGACACGTAAGTAATTATGGTTCTGTCTCTTTGTCTTGAATGTGTATGTGTGCACAAACCCAGGGCTGTCCTCGGGAGTTTTCTATAGCTGGGTGGCAGAGCATTGTAGCCGGGAacacttaatgtaaaaaaaaaaaaaaaaaaaaaaaaaaaaaaagttgtgtttggGCTCCTGCTTGCAGTACCAGGTGTTACCTTAAAATGATTAATAAGAAAGTgaaatacatttactgaaatacatgtcacatgttgtttttgttgttgtttttagttctAATATAAACGTTCTTAACTTTAGAACAACATAttggtttagtttttaaataaatgtcagcctcccccccccccaacaaaaaataaaagtaatatcaTTGTCTTTAAACCACCTCACATGAACGCACTTACCAGTAACCAGCAGTGCTgtgtgggatttgtagtttttaagtcTTGCTAGTAATAGAAATAATGACATAAAGGTCACAGTTATAAATAACACCCCTGTGTTCACCAGAAAACCTAATTTTAGTTTTTCagatcagtttttatttgtagttgacaaaatgttaatttctGATCAGTTGTTGAGGTCATGAAAGCATTGATGGCATACATGCACCTAAAACCAAATTGACGGTCATACCAATAACTTTGAGAGCAACGTAGGGCCTTGACGTTTTACAAGAATAACATATCTTAAACTTGCCTCTCTTTCTTTGAAGCCTGCCATGCATACAGACGAGTTTTGGTAAAACTTCAGAGAACCTCTTAACATAACCACGGCATTGGCAGCATCggcatgtgttttttatttatttttttatttttttaaatacacaggcCCCTCTTGCGGTTCCTGGGATTTCTGTATTTTGTTCTTCGTTGGTTATATCGGGTTGCTCTTATTTGCTTTCTACGTTTTGTTCTCCTTATTGATTTGATTTACTTTCGCGTTCATTTTCACTATTTTTGATTCCAGAACGATCGTTTATCTTTTTAGTAGTCATGTCAACGTTTCAGCCTTTTGAAGTGCTTAAAAAGGAAACCCGCCCACCATGCCATAACACTGCAATGCAGCTGTCAGTCAAATTggtttctgtacttttttttttttgtttttttttaaggattttgGAAGTTAGCCTGGAATCAATCACTTGTGTTGAAGGCAAGATGAGAAAAAATCTGGGGAGAACCTGAAACCTGTCTGTTTCTGTGCATGGATCTACATGAGTTCATATGTGTGTTTGTTGTGCAATGGAGAAGTTGCATATGAGTTGCAAGGGGGTTATAGTggagattaataaaaaaaaatttcacttTACAGCTTTGTATGTCCAGAGAACTGTTCATCAAATTGTGACAGCATGTGCATCTGCATAGATCTGCCACACTTCAATTTTTTATGCTGGGGAGCGTTTGTTACTCCTGTGTAGTTGGGTTCTAGTTTCTGTCTCTCCTGACTCATTCTCTTTTAGAACACTGTCAGAGAATAAGCAGGCGGACATTCGCAAGGAGTGCCTCAAACTCTGGGGGGTGAGTAATGCTTGCacaaatatattgtactgtacagtaaaccCAAATGTAAAATTCATCTGTTCGAAATGCGTCACTGTACAGGGTTTGGGAAAGACATTTTATGTAGGGTCACTGTGGGCAACCACCGGCGGCCTCAGCAGTGCAGAGCATGTACTAAAGCTCTTGTGCTTCAGCAGTGCGCAGCAAGTAAACAGGCTaaagatgtgttttgttttaattgtcgtTTGAAGATTCCGGACCAGGCCAGAGTGACGCACTGCTCAACGGACCCCAAGTCCAAGTTCTTTGAGCTGATGAAGGTgtggatgtaaataaatacagaaatacataatTGTTATATTAAGTTGTTTAAGTACAGTTTGTATAACTAGCTGCCCTGTGTGTATCTGTAGGGCTCTGATATCGAGTCGTTCAACTACAAGCCCACTCCTCTGAACTCCAAGACCATTGAGAAGATTCATCACGTCCTGGATTACCGCTGCATTGTGGGAGGAGCAGAGCAGATGTTTCTGCTGGGGCTGGGGGTGAGTATCCTGGGTTTGGACCTGGTGTTTCTGGGCGCCATGCAACACACGCCCACAGAGTACTGCAGCCCCATAGTGGTCTTTATAAATTTCTTTGGACAGGCTAGGCAATCTGATTGGTTGTAAGCATCCACACGACTGCCCAGACCATGCCAGTTCCTCCTCTTTCACTCTTGCCTTATACTCATTGTTTTATAAGTATCAGTGTTTCAAATAGAAATCAAGTTGGCAGGGATTTTGaggttccttttttatttttttgtggaagACAAGTAAATGTGATATTGAGAGAactaagaacaaataaataaaaatggaagaaaaacacATTGACTCTTTCAATAGAGTTCTCCTTTTTCGTTTGACCACATGTCCTTGCATTGATCACATGCCCCTGCTTCCCTATTAGAAATCTCAGATCTACACGTGGGATGGGAAGCCGCCACTGCGATGGAATAAGCTGGAGAACTTAAAGACCGAGCTCCCGAGAGATACCCTGCTGTCTGTAGAGATTGTGCAAGAACTAAAGGGAGAGGTGAGATCCTTACTACTAAACAACGCCCCATAACTAACCAGAATGGCACAGGTCCTGCGAGTTACTGCACACCTAGCTACCCCATACACACCTCAGAATGGGACAgggcctgtgtgtgtctgcacacCTAACTACCCATGCACACCTCAGAATGGCACAGGGCCTGAGAGTTCCTGCACACCTAACTACCCATGCACACCTCAGAATGGGACAGGGCCTATGAGTTCCTGCACACTTAACTACCCATGCACACCTCAGAATGGGACAgggcctgtgtgtgtctgcacacCTAACTACCCATGCACACCTCAGAATGGGACAgggcctgtgtgtgtctgcacacCTAACTACCCATGCACACCTCAGAA is a genomic window of Polyodon spathula isolate WHYD16114869_AA chromosome 6, ASM1765450v1, whole genome shotgun sequence containing:
- the LOC121317323 gene encoding cap-specific mRNA (nucleoside-2'-O-)-methyltransferase 1-like isoform X1 produces the protein MKRRADFVEPQKKQRKHFEDLGLNLSSTSDDEPQYSNHISQDSSSSSSDSGSDSEEHRPVFGAPLQSQHASQPESTLEDSSNRFAMYNSVSQKLMAKMGFREGEGLGKFGQGRKEIVEASTQRGRRGLGLMLKGFQGELNVDWEDEPQPSAVEQVSWFPECSTEVPDAQELREWMTIGKRKLKIEDETEFCSEDLLHSVLRCKSVFDELEGEEMRRARTRSNPYETIRGAFFLNRAAMKMANIDHVFDNMFTNPKDLQGRPQARERDAELLYFADVCAGPGGFSEYILWRRRWHAKGFGMTLKGPNDFKLEDFFAAPSELFEPYYGEGGVDGDGDITRPENISAFRNFVLESTEGKGVHFLMADGGFSVEGQENIQEILSKQLLLCQFLTGLSVIRTGGHFLCKTFDLFTPFSVGLIYLLHCCFERISLFKPVTSRPANSERYVVCRGLKPGIDAVRDYFFAVNLKLNHLKNTEKDVNLVVPLDILKGDTEFYEYMIRSNESHCAVQIKALAKIHAFVLDTTLSENKQADIRKECLKLWGIPDQARVTHCSTDPKSKFFELMKGSDIESFNYKPTPLNSKTIEKIHHVLDYRCIVGGAEQMFLLGLGKSQIYTWDGKPPLRWNKLENLKTELPRDTLLSVEIVQELKGEGKAQRRINSVHVLDALVLNGTDIRDQHFNQRIQMAEKFVKAVSKPSRPDMNPIRVKEVYRLEEMEKIFVRLEMKLTKSSGGFPRLSYMGRDDRYFLPTGLYIIKTVNDPWTMAYSKNSKRKFFYNKLSKESTYDLPTNAVAPFQVCHLERLFWAWVEGVRVHDCQTRVDADKLSKEDVLTFIRAHHHA
- the LOC121317323 gene encoding cap-specific mRNA (nucleoside-2'-O-)-methyltransferase 1-like isoform X2 — its product is MYNSVSQKLMAKMGFREGEGLGKFGQGRKEIVEASTQRGRRGLGLMLKGFQGELNVDWEDEPQPSAVEQVSWFPECSTEVPDAQELREWMTIGKRKLKIEDETEFCSEDLLHSVLRCKSVFDELEGEEMRRARTRSNPYETIRGAFFLNRAAMKMANIDHVFDNMFTNPKDLQGRPQARERDAELLYFADVCAGPGGFSEYILWRRRWHAKGFGMTLKGPNDFKLEDFFAAPSELFEPYYGEGGVDGDGDITRPENISAFRNFVLESTEGKGVHFLMADGGFSVEGQENIQEILSKQLLLCQFLTGLSVIRTGGHFLCKTFDLFTPFSVGLIYLLHCCFERISLFKPVTSRPANSERYVVCRGLKPGIDAVRDYFFAVNLKLNHLKNTEKDVNLVVPLDILKGDTEFYEYMIRSNESHCAVQIKALAKIHAFVLDTTLSENKQADIRKECLKLWGIPDQARVTHCSTDPKSKFFELMKGSDIESFNYKPTPLNSKTIEKIHHVLDYRCIVGGAEQMFLLGLGKSQIYTWDGKPPLRWNKLENLKTELPRDTLLSVEIVQELKGEGKAQRRINSVHVLDALVLNGTDIRDQHFNQRIQMAEKFVKAVSKPSRPDMNPIRVKEVYRLEEMEKIFVRLEMKLTKSSGGFPRLSYMGRDDRYFLPTGLYIIKTVNDPWTMAYSKNSKRKFFYNKLSKESTYDLPTNAVAPFQVCHLERLFWAWVEGVRVHDCQTRVDADKLSKEDVLTFIRAHHHA